From the genome of Bradyrhizobium elkanii USDA 76, one region includes:
- a CDS encoding ABC transporter ATP-binding protein yields MAPKPPASDDPTRAAADDPELKKKPASGPPAAAASTKPAAAPADDEEDEDADDEFELDDDDDDEDLVVFTAKEAAGALSTIFGFVRPILANYKKPFACVAFGVLVETLFNVIMPLSLKFLIDDALGEEDFGALYKILGVLAVAGIVTSIIAVWYERWDARLAAGIIADVRTRLFDHVQNLPSAYFARTKRGEILSRFSIDLSAFEGSVKTFANSAALPGLELVAGIILMLFLNWQLAVVALLVFPITLIGPRILTPKAVQANYEQKQNEAALLGIVQENVAAQAVVKAFNLQRRALGWFTMRNRDVRAKAASAMFLSTMVERTVTIAVLLLHLVVLAIGAYLATKGQITVGTFVTFESAFWEVSYNIAHLMHFIPVSIQSAAAVRHIQELLDEPTRGADRPGAPDLPRITNDISFDRVTFQYEGAQTPVLDNLSLKLNAGKSIAIVGPSGSGKSTLINLILRLYVPDEGRVAIDGVDIRRVTRESLRANMAVVFQENMLFNMSIRENIRLGKEGATDAEVEDAARKAEIHRYIMSLPQRYDTPVGERGDTLSGGQRQRIAIARAIIRNPSVLLLDEATSALDQTTEAAINRTLLKVAKGRTMIWSTHRLTSVVEMDEIIVISGGRAIERGSHEQLLARNGVYRKLWDDQGHLNHDEDADDADDDDDEDEDEDEDEEA; encoded by the coding sequence ATGGCGCCAAAACCTCCTGCATCAGACGATCCGACGAGAGCGGCGGCCGACGATCCCGAGCTGAAGAAGAAGCCCGCGTCCGGTCCGCCCGCGGCGGCCGCCTCCACAAAGCCAGCCGCGGCGCCGGCTGACGACGAAGAGGATGAGGACGCGGACGACGAGTTCGAGCTCGATGACGACGATGATGACGAGGACCTCGTCGTCTTCACCGCCAAGGAAGCCGCCGGCGCGCTCTCCACGATCTTTGGCTTCGTCAGACCGATCCTGGCGAACTACAAGAAGCCGTTCGCCTGCGTCGCCTTCGGCGTGCTGGTCGAGACGTTGTTCAACGTCATCATGCCGCTCAGCCTGAAATTCCTGATCGACGACGCGCTCGGCGAGGAGGACTTCGGAGCCCTCTACAAGATCCTCGGCGTGCTCGCGGTGGCCGGTATCGTCACCTCGATCATCGCGGTCTGGTACGAACGCTGGGATGCGCGGCTCGCCGCCGGCATCATCGCCGACGTGCGGACGCGGCTGTTCGACCATGTCCAGAACCTGCCGTCGGCCTATTTCGCGCGCACCAAGCGCGGCGAGATCCTGTCGCGCTTCTCGATCGATCTCTCGGCGTTCGAGGGCTCGGTCAAGACCTTTGCCAACAGCGCGGCGCTGCCGGGCCTCGAGCTGGTCGCAGGCATCATCCTGATGCTGTTCCTGAACTGGCAGCTTGCCGTGGTCGCCTTGCTGGTGTTTCCGATCACCCTGATCGGGCCGCGCATCCTGACGCCGAAGGCGGTGCAGGCCAACTACGAGCAGAAGCAGAACGAAGCCGCGCTGCTCGGAATCGTGCAGGAGAACGTTGCCGCCCAGGCGGTGGTGAAGGCGTTCAATCTGCAGCGCCGGGCGCTCGGCTGGTTCACGATGCGCAACCGCGACGTCCGGGCCAAGGCCGCGTCAGCCATGTTCCTGTCGACCATGGTGGAGCGCACCGTCACCATAGCGGTGTTGCTGCTCCACCTCGTGGTGCTGGCGATCGGCGCCTATCTCGCCACCAAGGGGCAGATCACCGTCGGCACCTTCGTGACCTTCGAGAGTGCGTTCTGGGAGGTGTCGTACAACATCGCCCATCTGATGCACTTCATCCCGGTGTCGATCCAGTCGGCGGCAGCGGTGCGGCACATCCAGGAACTGCTCGACGAGCCGACCCGCGGCGCCGACCGTCCCGGCGCGCCGGATCTGCCGCGCATCACCAACGACATCTCCTTCGATCGCGTCACCTTCCAGTATGAGGGGGCGCAGACGCCGGTGCTCGACAATCTCAGCCTCAAGCTCAATGCCGGCAAGAGCATTGCGATCGTCGGTCCCAGCGGCTCGGGCAAGAGCACGCTGATCAACCTGATCCTGCGGCTCTACGTGCCGGACGAGGGCCGCGTCGCCATCGACGGCGTCGATATCCGCCGGGTGACGCGCGAGTCGCTGCGGGCGAACATGGCGGTCGTGTTCCAGGAGAACATGCTGTTCAACATGTCGATCCGCGAGAACATCCGGCTCGGCAAGGAAGGCGCGACCGACGCGGAGGTCGAGGACGCCGCCCGGAAGGCCGAGATTCATCGCTACATCATGAGCCTGCCGCAGCGCTACGACACGCCGGTCGGCGAGCGCGGCGATACCCTGTCGGGCGGCCAGCGCCAGCGCATCGCGATCGCGCGCGCGATCATCCGCAACCCGTCCGTTCTGCTGCTCGACGAGGCGACTTCGGCGCTCGACCAGACCACGGAGGCTGCGATCAACCGGACGCTGCTCAAGGTCGCCAAGGGCCGCACCATGATCTGGTCGACGCACCGCCTGACTTCGGTGGTCGAGATGGACGAGATCATCGTGATCTCCGGCGGCAGGGCGATCGAACGCGGCTCGCACGAGCAACTGCTCGCCCGCAACGGCGTCTATCGCAAGCTGTGGGACGATCAGGGACATCTGAATCACGACGAGGACGCCGACGACGCGGATGATGACGATGATGAAGATGAGGACGAAGACGAGGATGAGGAGGCGTGA
- the rpoC gene encoding DNA-directed RNA polymerase subunit beta' produces MNQEIMNLFNPTTPAQVFDQIRISIASPEKILSWSYGEIKKPETINYRTFKPERDGLFCARIFGPIKDYECLCGKYKRMKYKGIICEKCSVEVTLSRVRRERMGHIELAAPVAHIWFLKSLPSRIGLLLDMTLKDLERILYFEYYVVLEPGLTALKDRQLLSEDEYLKAQDEYGQDSFTAMIGAEAIRELLKGLELEKLEATLRADMAETDSDIKHKKLAKRLKIVEAFRVSGNKPEWMIMTVVPVIPPDLRPLVPLDGGRFATSDLNDLYRRVINRNNRLKRLMELRAPDIIIRNEKRMLQEAVDALFDNGRRGRVITGANKRPLKSLADMLKGKQGRFRQNLLGKRVDYSGRSVIVVGPELRLHQCGLPKKMALELFKPFIYSRLDAKGLSTTVKQAKKLVEKERPEVWDILDEVIREHPVLLNRAPTLHRLGIQAFEPVLIEGKAIQLHPLVCAAFNADFDGDQMAVHVPLSLEAQLEARVLMMSTNNILHPANGQPIIVPSQDIVLGLYYVSIMREGLPGEGKIFGDMAELEHALHSKVIHLHTKIKYRWEGLDEEGKQSKRWIETTAGRVMLGNLLPKNPKISYDIINKLMTKREISGVIDQVYRHCGQKETVIFCDRIMALGFYNAFKAGISFGKDDMVVPASKWKIVDQTRTLAKDFEQQYNDGLITHGEKYNKVVDAWSKAGEEVAKAMMKEISSTKKTAAGADADINSIYMMAHSGARGSPAQMRQLAGMRGLMAKPSGEIIETPIISNFKEGLSVLEYFNSTHGARKGLADTALKTANSGYLTRRLVDVAQDCIITQTDCGTTLGIKMRAIVDAGTVVASLGSRILGRVACDDVRDPATNEVIIKRDTLMEESHVDAIQQAGIQEVKIRSALTCELINGICAKCYGRDLARGTPVNHGEAVGVIAAQSIGEPGTQLTMRTFHIGGAAQLNEQSFVESNFDGKIVIRNKAIARNSEGSLVAMVRNMVVAIVDADGTERATHRIQYGSKMHVDEGDMVKRGQRIAEWDPYTRPVLSEVEGTIGFEDLVEGQSISETLDESTGIAKRVVIDWRTTRGGSDLRPAIVVKGKDGKVMKLARGGDARYMLSVDAILSVDIGGKVMPGDILARISTESAKTRDITGGLPRVAELFEARKPKDAAIIAETAGTIRFGRDYKNKRRISIEPMDKTEEPREYLIPKGKHIHLQDGDIVEKGDFIVEGNPAPHDILAIKGIEELAAYLVNEIQEVYRLQGVLINDKHIEVIVRQMLQKVEVTDQGDTDMISGEQVDKIEFDALNTKAKEEGKKPATGTPVLLGITKASLQTRSFFSAASFQETTRVLTEAAVNGKVDPLEGLKENVIVGRLIPAGTGASMARIREVAVKRDKLILDEREKQQAAIVPTAPEAEPLALPPAE; encoded by the coding sequence ATGAATCAAGAGATTATGAATCTTTTCAATCCGACGACCCCGGCCCAGGTCTTCGACCAGATCCGGATTTCGATCGCGTCTCCGGAGAAGATTCTGTCCTGGTCCTACGGCGAGATCAAGAAGCCGGAGACCATCAACTACCGCACCTTCAAGCCGGAGCGTGACGGCCTGTTCTGCGCGCGCATCTTCGGGCCGATCAAGGACTACGAGTGCTTGTGCGGCAAGTACAAGCGGATGAAGTACAAGGGCATCATCTGCGAGAAGTGCTCGGTCGAGGTGACGCTGTCGCGCGTCCGGCGCGAGCGCATGGGCCATATCGAGCTGGCGGCGCCGGTCGCCCACATCTGGTTCCTGAAGTCGCTGCCCTCGCGCATCGGCCTCCTGCTCGACATGACGCTGAAGGATCTCGAGCGGATCCTGTACTTTGAATACTACGTCGTGCTCGAGCCGGGTCTCACCGCGCTGAAGGACCGTCAGCTGCTGTCGGAAGACGAGTATCTGAAGGCGCAGGACGAGTACGGCCAGGATTCCTTCACCGCCATGATCGGCGCGGAGGCGATCCGCGAGCTGCTCAAGGGGCTCGAGCTCGAGAAGCTCGAGGCAACGCTGCGTGCCGACATGGCGGAGACCGACTCCGACATCAAGCACAAGAAGCTCGCCAAGCGTCTGAAGATCGTCGAGGCTTTCCGCGTTTCCGGCAACAAGCCGGAATGGATGATCATGACGGTCGTGCCGGTGATTCCGCCGGACCTGCGTCCGCTGGTGCCGCTGGACGGCGGCCGGTTCGCGACCTCCGACCTCAACGACCTGTACCGCCGCGTCATCAATCGCAACAACCGCCTGAAGCGGCTGATGGAGCTGCGTGCGCCCGACATCATCATCCGCAACGAAAAGCGCATGCTGCAGGAGGCCGTCGACGCACTGTTCGACAACGGCCGCCGCGGCCGCGTCATCACCGGCGCCAACAAGCGCCCGCTGAAGTCGCTGGCCGACATGCTGAAGGGCAAGCAGGGCCGGTTCCGCCAGAACCTGCTCGGCAAGCGCGTCGACTATTCCGGCCGTTCGGTGATCGTGGTCGGTCCCGAGCTGCGCCTGCATCAGTGCGGCCTGCCGAAGAAGATGGCGCTCGAGCTGTTCAAGCCGTTCATCTACTCGCGGCTCGACGCCAAGGGCCTGTCCACTACGGTGAAGCAGGCCAAGAAGCTGGTCGAGAAGGAGCGTCCGGAGGTCTGGGATATCCTCGACGAGGTGATCCGCGAGCATCCGGTGCTGCTCAACCGCGCGCCGACGCTGCATCGCCTCGGCATCCAGGCGTTCGAGCCGGTGCTGATCGAAGGCAAGGCGATCCAGCTGCATCCGCTGGTCTGCGCCGCCTTCAACGCCGACTTCGACGGCGACCAGATGGCCGTGCACGTTCCGCTGTCGCTCGAAGCGCAGCTGGAAGCGCGCGTCCTGATGATGTCGACCAACAACATCCTGCATCCGGCGAACGGCCAGCCGATCATCGTGCCGTCGCAGGACATCGTGCTCGGCCTCTACTACGTCTCGATCATGCGCGAAGGCCTGCCCGGCGAGGGCAAGATCTTCGGCGACATGGCCGAGCTCGAGCACGCCCTGCATTCGAAGGTCATCCACCTCCACACCAAGATCAAGTACCGGTGGGAAGGCCTCGACGAGGAAGGCAAGCAGTCCAAGCGCTGGATCGAAACCACCGCGGGCCGCGTCATGCTCGGCAACCTGCTGCCGAAGAACCCGAAGATCTCGTACGACATCATCAACAAGTTGATGACCAAGCGCGAGATTTCCGGCGTGATCGATCAGGTCTACCGGCACTGCGGTCAGAAGGAGACGGTGATCTTCTGCGACCGCATCATGGCGCTCGGCTTCTACAACGCCTTCAAGGCGGGCATCTCGTTCGGCAAGGACGACATGGTCGTGCCGGCGTCGAAGTGGAAGATCGTCGATCAGACCCGTACGCTGGCGAAGGATTTCGAGCAGCAGTACAATGACGGCCTGATCACCCATGGCGAGAAGTACAACAAGGTCGTCGACGCCTGGTCGAAGGCCGGTGAAGAAGTCGCCAAGGCGATGATGAAGGAGATCTCGTCCACCAAGAAGACGGCAGCGGGCGCGGATGCCGACATCAACTCGATCTACATGATGGCGCACTCCGGTGCGCGTGGTTCGCCGGCCCAGATGCGCCAGCTCGCCGGCATGCGCGGCCTGATGGCCAAGCCGTCGGGCGAGATCATTGAGACGCCGATCATTTCCAACTTCAAGGAAGGTCTGTCGGTGCTCGAGTACTTCAACTCGACCCACGGCGCCCGCAAGGGCCTCGCGGACACCGCGTTGAAGACCGCGAACTCGGGCTACCTGACCCGCCGTCTGGTCGACGTCGCGCAGGACTGCATCATCACGCAGACCGATTGCGGCACCACGCTCGGCATCAAGATGCGCGCCATCGTCGACGCCGGCACCGTGGTCGCCTCGCTCGGTTCGCGCATCCTGGGCCGCGTGGCCTGCGATGACGTGCGCGATCCCGCCACCAACGAGGTCATCATCAAGCGTGACACCTTGATGGAGGAGAGCCACGTCGATGCGATCCAACAGGCCGGCATCCAGGAAGTGAAGATCCGCTCGGCGCTGACCTGCGAGCTGATCAACGGCATCTGCGCCAAGTGCTACGGCCGCGATCTGGCTCGCGGCACGCCGGTCAACCACGGTGAGGCCGTCGGCGTCATCGCGGCGCAGTCGATCGGTGAGCCCGGCACGCAGCTGACGATGCGCACGTTCCACATCGGCGGCGCCGCGCAGCTCAACGAGCAGTCGTTCGTCGAATCGAACTTCGACGGCAAGATCGTGATCAGGAACAAGGCGATCGCCCGCAACAGCGAAGGCAGCCTGGTCGCGATGGTGCGCAACATGGTCGTTGCGATCGTCGATGCCGACGGCACCGAGCGTGCGACCCACCGTATCCAGTACGGTTCGAAGATGCACGTTGACGAAGGCGACATGGTCAAGCGCGGCCAGCGCATCGCCGAGTGGGATCCCTACACCCGCCCGGTGCTGAGCGAAGTCGAGGGCACGATCGGTTTCGAGGATCTGGTCGAAGGCCAGTCGATCTCGGAAACGCTCGACGAATCGACCGGTATCGCCAAGCGCGTGGTCATCGACTGGCGCACGACGCGCGGCGGCTCGGACCTGCGTCCGGCCATCGTGGTCAAGGGCAAGGACGGCAAGGTGATGAAGCTCGCGCGTGGCGGCGATGCCCGCTACATGCTGTCGGTCGACGCCATTCTGTCGGTCGACATCGGCGGCAAGGTGATGCCCGGCGACATCCTGGCGCGCATCTCGACCGAGAGCGCCAAGACGCGTGACATCACCGGCGGTCTGCCGCGGGTGGCGGAACTGTTCGAGGCTCGCAAGCCGAAGGATGCGGCGATCATCGCGGAGACGGCGGGAACGATCCGCTTCGGCCGCGACTACAAGAACAAGCGCCGCATCTCGATCGAGCCGATGGACAAGACCGAGGAGCCGCGCGAGTACCTGATCCCGAAGGGCAAGCACATCCACCTTCAGGACGGCGATATCGTCGAAAAGGGCGATTTCATCGTCGAAGGCAATCCGGCGCCGCACGACATCCTGGCGATCAAGGGCATCGAGGAACTCGCTGCCTATCTGGTCAACGAAATCCAGGAGGTCTACCGGTTGCAGGGCGTGCTCATCAACGACAAGCACATCGAGGTGATTGTCCGTCAGATGCTGCAGAAGGTCGAGGTCACCGATCAGGGCGACACCGACATGATCTCGGGCGAGCAGGTCGACAAGATCGAGTTCGACGCGCTCAACACCAAGGCCAAGGAGGAGGGCAAGAAGCCCGCCACGGGTACGCCGGTTCTGCTCGGCATCACCAAGGCGAGCTTGCAGACCCGCTCCTTCTTCTCGGCGGCCTCGTTCCAGGAGACCACGCGTGTGCTCACCGAAGCTGCCGTCAACGGCAAGGTGGACCCGCTCGAGGGCCTCAAGGAGAACGTCATCGTCGGCCGCCTGATCCCGGCCGGCACCGGCGCCTCGATGGCGCGGATCCGCGAAGTCGCGGTCAAGCGCGACAAGCTGATCCTCGACGAGCGCGAGAAGCAGCAGGCGGCGATCGTGCCGACGGCTCCGGAAGCGGAGCCGCTGGCGCTGCCGCCCGCGGAATAG
- a CDS encoding FAD-dependent oxidoreductase — translation MLDLAIVGGGPGGLMSAWYLKRKLGDLCRVTIFEASNRLGGKIVTRKFDTAPAMYEAGVAEIYDYSMTGPDPLRELIQHFGLQTIPMDAEQVQLDGELLADVPGMRRKYGAKTAAAIEAFRRRCSDLVSPIEYYEGVGAHDNEHPWAYKTAEQVLDEEVEDATAKRFFKVMARSDIATESHNTNGLNALKNYVMDVDGYIGLYSIQNGNEQLIDCLRSEVSADIQLNHRVLKVGKTADGRYQLNMMNGKGPETRDFDLVLVCLPHSWLATMRWDGEQLRKSMVKHVAYFDRPAHYLRVSILFDEPFWGEKIPGAWFMSEAFGGCCVYNEGARHDVGKHGVLNWLIAGSDALAFANLSDQELIDAALKSLPASLGDAREHFLEGKIHRWLSSVNALPGGLPVRDVMTNHRPEPKEHPGIVVVGDYLFDSTLNGLLDSSDAATDIILTEMMRLRRARAQDEGALSDKIDRSYFDNYRGAGPYSEAWRNFTDPAYLTDLIKTVWGRAKGYKLLIAGSASGELVGALRERGIDAWGIENNRYIHGKTPKALKKYNKLGSIADMPFKANEFDFVFETSLCHLGEKQVVRGVRELNRVVKTGVVFASVTSDMAPAVIDRYDLLRGVKKLGTWWEWSELFFGNGFDLSMHRRDCTDALWTLTLAANKGPGQWYADSDSLRYSFFDKVEADLDD, via the coding sequence ATGCTCGACTTGGCTATCGTAGGCGGCGGCCCCGGGGGGCTGATGAGCGCCTGGTATTTGAAGCGCAAACTCGGCGACCTCTGCCGCGTTACCATCTTCGAGGCGTCGAACCGCCTCGGCGGCAAGATCGTCACGCGCAAATTCGACACTGCGCCCGCGATGTATGAGGCCGGCGTCGCCGAGATCTATGATTACTCGATGACGGGGCCGGACCCGCTGCGCGAGCTGATCCAGCATTTCGGCCTGCAGACGATCCCGATGGATGCCGAGCAGGTGCAGCTCGACGGCGAGCTGCTCGCCGACGTTCCCGGCATGCGCCGCAAATACGGGGCGAAGACCGCGGCCGCGATCGAGGCGTTCCGCAGGCGCTGCAGCGACCTGGTGTCGCCGATCGAATATTACGAGGGCGTCGGCGCCCACGACAACGAACACCCGTGGGCCTACAAGACCGCCGAGCAGGTCCTCGACGAGGAGGTCGAGGACGCGACCGCCAAGCGTTTCTTCAAGGTGATGGCGCGTTCCGACATCGCGACCGAGAGCCACAACACCAACGGCCTCAACGCGCTGAAGAACTACGTGATGGACGTCGACGGCTATATCGGCCTGTATTCGATCCAGAACGGCAACGAGCAGCTGATCGATTGTCTGCGTTCGGAAGTCAGCGCCGACATCCAGCTCAACCATCGTGTGCTCAAGGTCGGCAAGACCGCCGATGGCCGCTACCAGCTCAACATGATGAACGGCAAGGGGCCGGAGACGCGCGACTTCGATCTCGTGCTGGTCTGCCTGCCGCACTCCTGGCTCGCGACCATGCGCTGGGACGGCGAACAGCTGCGCAAGTCGATGGTCAAGCACGTCGCCTATTTCGACCGGCCCGCGCATTATCTGCGGGTCTCGATCCTGTTCGACGAGCCGTTCTGGGGCGAGAAGATCCCGGGCGCCTGGTTCATGTCGGAAGCGTTCGGCGGCTGCTGCGTCTACAATGAGGGCGCGCGCCACGATGTCGGCAAGCACGGCGTGCTGAACTGGCTGATCGCAGGCTCGGATGCGCTTGCCTTCGCCAATCTCAGCGACCAGGAGCTGATCGACGCCGCGTTGAAGTCGCTGCCGGCCTCGCTCGGCGATGCGCGCGAGCATTTCCTGGAAGGCAAGATCCATCGCTGGCTGTCGTCGGTCAACGCGCTGCCGGGCGGCCTGCCGGTGCGCGACGTCATGACCAACCACCGCCCGGAGCCGAAGGAGCACCCCGGCATCGTGGTGGTCGGCGACTATCTGTTCGATTCGACGCTGAACGGGCTGCTCGATTCCTCCGATGCCGCGACCGACATCATCCTCACCGAGATGATGCGGCTGCGCCGCGCCCGCGCGCAGGACGAGGGCGCGCTGTCCGACAAGATCGATCGCAGCTATTTCGACAATTATCGCGGCGCCGGGCCCTACAGCGAGGCCTGGCGCAACTTCACCGACCCCGCCTATCTGACGGACCTGATCAAGACGGTGTGGGGCAGGGCGAAGGGCTACAAGCTGCTGATCGCCGGCTCCGCCAGCGGCGAACTGGTCGGCGCGCTGCGCGAACGTGGCATCGATGCCTGGGGCATCGAGAACAACCGCTACATCCACGGCAAGACGCCTAAGGCGCTCAAGAAGTACAACAAGCTCGGCTCGATCGCCGACATGCCGTTCAAGGCCAACGAGTTCGACTTCGTGTTCGAGACCTCGCTGTGCCATCTCGGCGAGAAGCAGGTCGTGCGCGGGGTGCGCGAGCTCAACCGCGTGGTCAAGACCGGCGTCGTGTTCGCGTCGGTGACCTCCGACATGGCGCCGGCGGTGATCGATCGCTACGACCTGCTGCGCGGGGTGAAGAAGCTCGGCACCTGGTGGGAGTGGTCGGAATTGTTCTTCGGCAACGGCTTCGACCTGTCGATGCACCGCCGCGACTGCACCGATGCGCTGTGGACATTGACGCTGGCCGCCAACAAGGGGCCGGGGCAGTGGTACGCCGACTCCGACAGCCTGCGCTATTCCTTCTTCGACAAGGTCGAAGCCGACCTCGACGACTAG
- a CDS encoding FAD-dependent oxidoreductase: MRYTDIAIIGGGLAGSTAAAMLGRAGIPTVLIDPHQVYPFDFRVEKIGGDLQLERFARTGLAESVLRSATLDGENWIARFGRLLDRQPSRQYGIMYDALIAAIRNEIAGPAEFVCDKVINVATSSERQRLVLADGEEISARLVVLANGLNVGLRRMLGIERLVTSFCHSISLGFDFVPVGRPAFPFAAMTYFSERPSDRIPYITLFPVGDRMRANLFTYRKADDPWLRAMRRNPVETLNAALPRLRRLTGEFDIAGDIKIRPADIYVSTGYRQAGIALVGDAFASTCPVTGTGTDKVFTDVVQLCNVHIPAWLSTDGMGEEKITAFYDDPVKTACDAWSNAKAFSFREVSVGSGPTWQAQRWARFFGYLGRGWLRRLHNPAAAASTTRPANHFRQRPQAADRA, from the coding sequence ATGCGGTACACCGACATCGCGATCATCGGCGGCGGTCTTGCGGGCTCGACCGCAGCCGCCATGCTCGGCCGTGCCGGGATACCGACGGTCCTGATCGACCCCCACCAGGTCTATCCGTTCGATTTCCGTGTCGAAAAGATCGGCGGCGACCTCCAGCTCGAGCGATTCGCCAGGACCGGCCTTGCCGAGTCGGTGCTCCGCTCGGCGACACTGGACGGCGAGAACTGGATCGCGCGATTCGGCCGGTTGCTCGACCGGCAGCCGAGCCGGCAATACGGCATCATGTACGACGCGCTGATCGCTGCGATTCGGAACGAGATCGCCGGGCCGGCGGAATTCGTCTGCGACAAGGTGATCAACGTCGCGACCAGCTCCGAGCGGCAGCGGCTCGTGCTTGCCGATGGCGAGGAGATCTCGGCGCGCCTTGTGGTGCTTGCCAACGGCCTGAACGTCGGACTGCGCCGGATGCTGGGCATCGAGCGCCTGGTCACGAGCTTCTGCCACTCGATCTCGCTCGGGTTCGACTTCGTCCCCGTCGGCCGCCCCGCCTTCCCGTTCGCGGCCATGACCTATTTCTCGGAGCGGCCGAGCGACCGCATCCCCTACATTACGCTGTTTCCGGTCGGAGACCGGATGCGCGCCAACCTCTTCACCTATCGCAAGGCCGACGATCCCTGGCTGCGGGCGATGCGGCGCAATCCGGTCGAGACGCTGAACGCCGCGCTGCCGCGGCTGCGCCGGCTCACCGGCGAGTTCGACATCGCGGGCGATATCAAGATCAGGCCCGCCGACATCTATGTCAGCACCGGCTATCGGCAGGCCGGCATCGCGCTGGTCGGTGATGCCTTCGCCAGCACCTGCCCCGTCACCGGAACCGGCACCGACAAGGTCTTCACCGACGTCGTCCAGCTCTGCAACGTCCACATCCCGGCCTGGCTGTCGACCGACGGCATGGGCGAGGAGAAGATCACCGCGTTCTACGATGATCCGGTCAAGACCGCCTGCGACGCCTGGTCGAACGCCAAGGCATTCAGCTTCCGCGAGGTGTCGGTCGGCAGCGGGCCCACCTGGCAGGCCCAGCGCTGGGCACGCTTTTTCGGCTATCTCGGCCGCGGCTGGCTGCGCCGGCTGCACAACCCCGCGGCGGCGGCGTCAACGACGCGGCCGGCCAATCACTTCCGGCAACGTCCGCAAGCCGCTGACCGGGCGTAA